A genomic region of Porticoccaceae bacterium LTM1 contains the following coding sequences:
- the mutS gene encoding DNA mismatch repair protein MutS has translation MTALQASLDQHTPMMQQYLRIKAEHPNEMVFYRMGDFYELFFDDAKRAAQLLDVTLTARGKSGGNPIPMAGVPYHAVEGYLARLVKQGVSVAICEQVGDPATSKGPVERKVMRIVTPGTISDEALLEERRDNLLAAVSCQGEFFGIATLDIGSGRLLVQELIGTEGLLGELQRLNPAELLVSEDFPYFSNIEHRTGVRRRPPWEFDTETAERQLTSQFGTHDLSGFGCEGLAIAIQAAGCLLQYAKETQRTDLPHIRGISVENRDDSVILDAATRRNLEIDLNLGGGQDNTLMSVMDNTSTAMGGRLLQRWLNRPLRNLKTLVNRQQAIAHLRDNYRYEVVAESLRQVGDMERILGRVALRSARPRDLTRLRDSLAVLPQIQSDLRNAAAPQLKQLAEEASEFPELVDLLHRAVIENPPVVIRDGGVIAEGYDEELDELRNISANAGDYLVQLETRERQRTGISTLKVGYNRVHGYYIEITKANSDQAPMDYQRRQTLKNAERFITPELKEFEDKALSAKSRALAREKALYEELIERLNEDLGPLQVCAAAVSELDVLANLAERADCLSFVEPQLSDEPGISIRSGRHPVVEQVLDSPFVANDLNFHDQRRMLIITGPNMGGKSTYMRQAALITLLAHIGSPVPAESASIGLVDRIFTRIGSSDDLAGGRSTFMVEMTETANILHNATDRSLVLMDEIGRGTSTFDGLSLAWACAIHLAEQVRAFTLFATHYFELTSLPEKMPTVVNVHLDATEYNDSIVFLHAVQEGPASQSYGIQVAKLAGLPNQVLELARQELAVLEAGSLKTPKNHVAKQPPSALLQPAQAELFSDQGGQKLREAITAIDPNNLTPRQALDALYELQELSKKV, from the coding sequence ATGACTGCACTCCAGGCCTCGCTCGACCAACACACTCCCATGATGCAACAGTACCTGCGCATTAAGGCAGAGCACCCCAACGAGATGGTGTTCTACCGTATGGGCGATTTTTACGAACTGTTTTTCGACGATGCCAAGCGCGCCGCCCAGCTGCTGGATGTCACCCTGACTGCCCGAGGCAAATCCGGTGGCAATCCGATTCCAATGGCAGGTGTCCCCTACCATGCAGTTGAAGGCTACCTGGCCCGCTTGGTAAAACAAGGTGTATCTGTCGCCATCTGTGAGCAGGTGGGCGACCCGGCCACCAGCAAAGGACCCGTGGAGCGCAAAGTGATGCGCATCGTCACCCCCGGCACCATCAGCGATGAAGCCCTGCTTGAAGAGCGGCGCGACAATCTGCTGGCGGCGGTAAGCTGTCAGGGAGAGTTCTTTGGTATCGCCACCCTGGATATTGGCAGCGGCCGTCTATTGGTTCAGGAGCTGATCGGCACCGAAGGTCTGCTGGGGGAGTTGCAGCGCCTCAATCCCGCCGAGTTATTGGTCAGCGAAGATTTCCCCTATTTCAGCAATATTGAGCACCGCACCGGCGTTCGCCGCCGCCCGCCCTGGGAGTTTGATACCGAAACTGCCGAGCGCCAGCTTACCAGCCAGTTCGGTACCCACGACTTGTCAGGCTTTGGCTGTGAAGGGCTGGCCATTGCCATTCAGGCTGCCGGTTGCCTGCTGCAGTACGCCAAAGAGACCCAGCGCACCGACCTGCCCCACATTCGCGGCATCTCCGTCGAGAACCGCGACGACAGCGTGATTCTAGATGCCGCAACTCGCCGCAATCTGGAGATTGACCTCAATCTCGGTGGCGGACAGGACAACACCCTGATGTCGGTGATGGACAATACGTCCACTGCCATGGGTGGACGGCTGCTGCAACGCTGGCTGAATCGCCCGCTGCGCAACCTGAAAACCCTGGTCAATCGCCAACAGGCCATTGCCCATTTGCGGGACAACTATCGCTACGAAGTGGTTGCGGAGTCCCTTCGTCAGGTAGGTGATATGGAGCGCATTCTCGGTCGAGTAGCGCTGCGCTCGGCACGTCCCCGTGACCTGACCAGGCTTCGCGATTCACTGGCAGTACTGCCACAGATTCAATCCGATTTACGAAACGCTGCCGCCCCGCAACTCAAGCAACTAGCTGAAGAAGCCAGCGAGTTTCCCGAGCTGGTTGACCTGTTACACCGTGCCGTAATTGAAAACCCGCCCGTTGTAATTCGCGACGGTGGCGTCATTGCCGAAGGCTATGACGAAGAACTGGATGAGCTGCGCAACATCAGCGCCAATGCCGGTGATTACCTGGTTCAATTGGAAACCCGCGAACGCCAGCGTACCGGCATTTCCACATTGAAAGTCGGGTACAACCGCGTACACGGCTACTACATCGAGATCACCAAGGCCAATTCTGATCAGGCGCCTATGGATTACCAGCGTCGCCAGACCCTGAAAAATGCCGAGCGCTTTATTACCCCCGAACTCAAAGAGTTTGAGGATAAGGCCCTTTCGGCAAAAAGCCGGGCCTTGGCTCGTGAGAAGGCCCTTTACGAAGAGCTGATTGAGCGCCTCAACGAAGACTTGGGTCCACTGCAGGTTTGTGCTGCCGCTGTCTCGGAACTGGACGTTCTGGCAAATCTGGCAGAGCGAGCGGACTGCCTCAGTTTTGTGGAACCACAGTTAAGTGACGAACCTGGCATTTCCATTCGCAGTGGGCGCCACCCTGTGGTGGAACAGGTGCTGGATTCCCCCTTCGTTGCCAACGACCTCAATTTCCATGACCAGCGCCGCATGCTGATCATCACCGGCCCCAACATGGGCGGTAAATCGACCTATATGCGCCAGGCCGCGCTGATTACATTGCTGGCCCATATTGGCAGTCCTGTCCCAGCAGAAAGCGCCTCTATTGGCTTGGTGGATCGAATCTTTACCCGTATCGGCTCTTCCGATGATTTGGCCGGTGGCCGCTCCACCTTCATGGTCGAAATGACAGAGACCGCCAACATTCTCCACAACGCCACAGACCGCAGCCTGGTGTTGATGGATGAAATTGGTCGCGGTACCAGCACCTTTGACGGCTTGTCCCTGGCCTGGGCCTGTGCCATTCACCTTGCTGAGCAGGTTCGCGCCTTTACCCTCTTTGCGACTCACTACTTTGAATTGACCTCGCTGCCGGAAAAAATGCCGACAGTGGTTAATGTTCACCTGGATGCTACCGAATACAACGACAGCATTGTGTTTTTGCACGCCGTTCAGGAGGGGCCGGCCAGTCAGAGCTATGGAATACAGGTCGCCAAACTCGCCGGCTTGCCAAACCAGGTCCTTGAACTGGCTCGTCAAGAGTTGGCTGTATTGGAAGCTGGCAGCCTGAAAACCCCCAAAAATCATGTTGCCAAACAACCGCCCAGTGCACTGCTTCAACCAGCACAGGCAGAACTGTTCAGCGATCAGGGCGGACAAAAACTGCGCGAAGCCATTACCGCCATTGATCCCAACAACCTGACACCCAGGCAGGCGTTGGATGCGCTGTATGAGCTGCAAGAATTGTCGAAAAAGGTATAA
- a CDS encoding CinA family protein → MNEQQTELAAQLGQALKQRGWRVTCAESCTGGGVAAAITAISGSSDWFDAGFVTYSNAMKQRLLKVSADTLNSLGAVSQAVVEQMANGAIELAGANIAVAVSGIAGPDGGSADKPVGTVWFAWAGPDSLVTKCCLFSGDRAAVREQAVSEALRGLLALCY, encoded by the coding sequence ATGAATGAACAGCAAACTGAATTGGCAGCGCAGCTCGGTCAGGCACTGAAACAGCGCGGCTGGCGAGTGACTTGCGCCGAGTCCTGTACCGGTGGGGGTGTTGCCGCGGCAATTACTGCCATTTCCGGCAGCTCCGACTGGTTTGACGCCGGTTTTGTAACTTACTCCAATGCCATGAAACAGCGGCTGTTGAAGGTGTCGGCAGACACCCTCAATTCTCTTGGCGCTGTCAGTCAGGCAGTGGTTGAGCAGATGGCAAATGGCGCGATAGAGCTTGCCGGTGCCAATATTGCTGTAGCAGTAAGCGGTATTGCCGGCCCCGATGGCGGATCGGCTGATAAACCGGTTGGCACAGTCTGGTTTGCCTGGGCAGGGCCGGATAGCCTGGTCACAAAATGCTGTCTTTTTTCAGGTGACAGGGCGGCAGTGCGGGAGCAAGCTGTGTCCGAGGCGCTGCGAGGGCTGTTGGCTCTTTGCTATTAA
- the recA gene encoding recombinase RecA has protein sequence MDANKEKALQAALAQIDRQFGKGTVMRMGEREQMAIPSISTGSLGLDVALGIGGLPKGRIVEIYGPESSGKTTLTLSVIAEAQKMGGTCAFIDAEHALDPIYAGKLGVNVDDLILSQPDTGEQALEVTDMLVRSGAIDVLVVDSVAALTPKAEIEGEMGDHHVGLQARLMSQALRKITGNIKNANCLVIFINQIRMKIGVMFGNPETTTGGNALKFYSSVRLDIRRTGAVKEGDEVLGNETRVKVVKNKVSPPFKQSEFQILYGKGINRQGEIIDLGVKLGFVDKAGAWYSYGGTKIGQGKNNACEYLRENPDIAKEIEGKVREKLLDAAPSASEDQEVYEESAE, from the coding sequence ATGGATGCGAATAAGGAAAAAGCGCTACAGGCCGCTTTAGCTCAGATTGATCGTCAGTTTGGCAAGGGTACCGTAATGCGCATGGGTGAGCGTGAGCAGATGGCAATACCCAGCATTTCCACTGGTTCACTGGGTCTTGATGTGGCGCTAGGTATCGGCGGCTTGCCGAAAGGCCGTATTGTGGAGATCTATGGTCCGGAGTCCTCTGGTAAAACTACGTTGACCCTGTCAGTTATCGCTGAAGCCCAGAAGATGGGTGGTACCTGTGCATTTATCGACGCGGAGCACGCGCTGGATCCAATTTACGCTGGCAAGCTTGGCGTAAATGTTGATGACCTGATTCTGTCCCAGCCGGATACTGGTGAACAGGCGCTGGAAGTTACCGATATGCTGGTGCGTTCTGGTGCCATTGATGTTCTGGTTGTGGACTCGGTGGCCGCACTGACTCCAAAAGCAGAAATTGAGGGTGAGATGGGTGATCACCACGTCGGCCTTCAGGCTCGCCTGATGTCCCAGGCACTGCGCAAAATTACCGGTAACATCAAGAATGCCAACTGCCTGGTGATCTTCATTAACCAGATTCGTATGAAGATCGGCGTGATGTTTGGCAACCCCGAAACGACTACCGGTGGTAACGCGCTCAAGTTCTACTCTTCAGTTCGTCTCGATATTCGCCGCACCGGTGCAGTAAAAGAGGGCGACGAAGTACTCGGTAACGAGACTCGCGTGAAAGTGGTTAAGAACAAGGTGTCGCCGCCGTTCAAACAGAGTGAATTCCAGATTCTGTATGGTAAGGGTATTAACCGCCAGGGTGAGATTATCGATCTTGGTGTGAAGCTCGGTTTTGTCGATAAAGCCGGTGCATGGTACTCCTACGGTGGCACTAAAATTGGACAAGGCAAAAACAACGCCTGTGAATATCTGAGAGAAAACCCGGATATTGCCAAGGAGATCGAAGGCAAGGTTCGCGAAAAACTGCTGGACGCCGCGCCAAGCGCCAGCGAAGATCAGGAAGTTTATGAAGAGTCTGCTGAGTAA
- a CDS encoding regulatory protein RecX has translation METRDVDKERSELRFAAMNLLARREHSRQELERKLSARSSNNALLAQVLDQLAEQGLQSEQRFAEAFIRSRITRGQGLYRIQQELRQRGVADSITGVALEEIEIDWFELAKETALRRFGEMPAKDPKERAKRMRFLQYRGFSSDQIQYAMS, from the coding sequence ATGGAAACCAGGGACGTCGATAAAGAGCGGAGTGAATTACGGTTTGCGGCGATGAACCTATTGGCTCGCCGTGAGCATAGTCGCCAGGAGCTGGAGCGAAAGTTGTCGGCACGCAGTTCAAATAACGCCTTGTTGGCCCAGGTCCTGGATCAACTAGCTGAGCAGGGTTTGCAGTCAGAGCAGCGTTTTGCTGAAGCATTTATTCGCAGCCGCATTACCCGTGGGCAGGGGTTGTATCGAATTCAGCAGGAACTTCGTCAGCGTGGAGTGGCTGATTCTATTACCGGGGTGGCGCTGGAAGAGATAGAGATTGACTGGTTTGAGTTGGCGAAGGAAACTGCATTACGTCGTTTCGGAGAGATGCCGGCAAAAGACCCGAAAGAACGTGCCAAGCGAATGCGATTCTTGCAATACCGCGGTTTTAGCAGTGATCAAATTCAGTATGCGATGTCATAA
- a CDS encoding M23 family metallopeptidase, with the protein MIIKKKSRQVSPLKTINGFTTAVVISLLMVAMPSPAQTLELKGESRQGGLLVGKVLPGTQVELSGRSVRVSDEGTFVIGLNRDAPAEIELVTRSADGELETHKVAIAAREYNIQRVEGVPQRTVNPPEEALKRIREESAMVKKARQLDDNRLDFGRGFRWPIEGSITGVYGSQRFYNGEPKSPHYGIDIAAPKGAPVVAPAAGVVTLVHKDMYYSGGTLIIDHGHGVSSTFIHLSESLVAVGQRVEAGEVVAKVGSTGRSTGPHLDWRMNWFEVRIDPQLVIDAFPEK; encoded by the coding sequence ATGATAATCAAGAAAAAGTCACGACAAGTGAGCCCTCTAAAGACAATTAACGGATTTACTACTGCAGTGGTCATTTCGTTATTGATGGTGGCCATGCCGTCACCCGCACAGACTCTCGAGTTAAAGGGTGAGAGTCGGCAGGGTGGATTGCTGGTTGGCAAGGTGCTGCCAGGGACTCAAGTCGAACTATCAGGTCGCTCTGTTCGTGTGAGTGACGAAGGTACCTTTGTTATCGGTCTCAATCGCGATGCGCCAGCAGAAATTGAGCTGGTTACACGATCAGCCGATGGTGAGCTCGAGACTCATAAAGTGGCTATTGCGGCGCGGGAATACAATATTCAACGCGTTGAGGGGGTACCACAACGTACCGTTAATCCACCGGAAGAGGCGCTGAAGAGGATTCGTGAAGAGTCCGCTATGGTGAAAAAAGCCCGTCAACTAGACGATAATCGCCTCGACTTCGGTCGCGGTTTCCGTTGGCCGATCGAAGGGTCTATTACCGGTGTTTACGGCAGTCAGAGGTTCTATAACGGCGAGCCGAAAAGCCCTCACTACGGCATTGATATCGCAGCCCCTAAAGGAGCCCCGGTCGTAGCGCCTGCAGCTGGGGTGGTGACCCTGGTCCATAAAGATATGTACTACTCAGGTGGCACGCTGATCATAGATCATGGTCATGGCGTATCGTCCACCTTTATCCACCTGAGTGAATCACTTGTGGCGGTAGGGCAGCGTGTGGAAGCTGGGGAAGTAGTTGCCAAAGTGGGTTCGACCGGCCGCTCGACCGGCCCGCACCTGGACTGGCGAATGAACTGGTTCGAAGTGCGCATAGATCCCCAGCTGGTCATTGACGCATTTCCGGAGAAATAA
- a CDS encoding Trm112 family protein has translation MDKKLLSILVCPVTKAPLEYDRENQELVCRASGLAYPIRDGIPVMLESEARQLSADEKLHSHS, from the coding sequence ATGGACAAAAAACTTCTCAGCATTCTGGTGTGTCCGGTAACCAAGGCACCTTTGGAGTACGACCGGGAGAATCAGGAGCTGGTTTGCCGGGCGAGTGGTCTGGCATATCCGATACGCGATGGTATTCCGGTGATGCTGGAGTCAGAGGCGCGTCAGTTAAGTGCAGACGAAAAGCTTCATTCACACTCTTGA
- a CDS encoding histidine triad nucleotide-binding protein: MSEPTLFTRIIDREIPADIVYEDEHCIAIRDIAPKAPTHLLVIPKKPIPRLIDATEEDKALLGHLMLAAAEIARQAGVGEAFRLIANNGAGAGQTVFHLHLHILGNKEFSESHLGF, encoded by the coding sequence ATGTCTGAGCCAACGCTGTTTACCAGAATTATTGACCGCGAAATCCCGGCAGATATTGTTTACGAAGATGAGCATTGTATTGCCATCAGGGATATTGCTCCCAAGGCACCAACACACCTGCTGGTTATTCCCAAAAAGCCAATTCCGCGCCTGATTGATGCAACTGAAGAAGACAAGGCGCTACTTGGCCACCTGATGCTGGCAGCAGCAGAGATTGCCCGTCAGGCGGGTGTGGGTGAAGCCTTTCGGTTGATCGCCAATAACGGTGCCGGTGCCGGGCAAACAGTATTTCATCTGCATTTGCATATACTGGGCAACAAAGAATTCAGTGAAAGTCATCTTGGCTTTTAA
- the alaS gene encoding alanine--tRNA ligase yields the protein MKSAEIRESFLKFYESKGHTIVDSSSLIPGNDPTLLFTNAGMVPFKDVFLGEEKRDYTRAASSQRCVRAGGKHNDLENVGYTARHHTFFEMLGNFSFGDYFKREAIQYAWEFLTKVLGLPEERLWVTVHISDDEAADIWLKEVGVSPERFSRLDEDNFWSMGDTGPCGPSSEIFFDHGADVPGGPPGSENDDLDRYIEIWNLVFMQFERSADGKMTPLPKPSIDTGMGLERIAAVMQGVHNNYDIDLFRKLISAAAEITGEKDLENKSLRVIADHIRSSSFLIIDGVLPSNEGRGYVLRRIIRRALRQGHKLGITKPFFYQLVATLVAEMGEAYPELADKQAQVEKVLKAEEEQFAKTLDKGMVVLEAALSQLTGTELSGEVVFQLYDTYGFPTDLTNDICRERGLSIDLDGYQTAMEEQRARARAASNFGVDYTDSLDLEGSTEFTGYKDLQQKGAVTGIFVEGEPVNELSADKDAIVVLDRTAFYAEGGGQVGDSGYLELSEGRFEVRDCSKQGGSHLHHGRLLSGKLAVGDQVTAVVDTEVRQATALNHSATHLLHAALRKVLGDHVTQQGSLVDSERLRFDFSHFEGMTAEQIKTVEQLVNSEIRRNTAVSASSMSMEEAKESGAMMLFGEKYGDTVRVLNMGEGFSVELCGGTHVTRTGDIGLMRVTSESGIASGVRRIEAVTGAKALALFDQADATLEAVANTVKSNVANVQDKVTQLADKNRELTKELEALKAKLASSAGADLLSSAQNIDGVSVLATNVEGADGKTLRDLMDQMKSKLDQGVILLAAVSDGKVSLAAGVTKPVTDRVKAGDLMRFVAEQVGGKGGGRPDMAQGGGTDPSALPAALESVYTWVSDKLGAN from the coding sequence ATGAAAAGCGCAGAAATTCGCGAATCCTTCCTGAAGTTTTATGAGAGCAAAGGCCACACTATTGTGGACAGCAGCTCGCTGATCCCCGGCAATGACCCGACCCTGTTGTTTACCAATGCGGGTATGGTGCCTTTTAAAGATGTGTTTCTTGGTGAAGAGAAGCGCGATTACACTCGCGCTGCCAGTTCCCAGCGTTGTGTGCGTGCCGGTGGTAAGCACAATGACCTGGAAAACGTGGGGTACACCGCACGTCACCACACCTTCTTTGAAATGTTGGGCAACTTCAGTTTCGGAGATTACTTCAAGCGCGAAGCCATTCAATACGCCTGGGAATTTCTGACCAAAGTGTTGGGGCTGCCGGAAGAGCGCCTCTGGGTAACCGTTCATATCAGCGATGATGAAGCGGCTGACATCTGGTTGAAAGAAGTTGGAGTCAGTCCCGAGCGTTTCTCACGTCTGGATGAAGACAACTTCTGGTCCATGGGAGACACAGGTCCCTGCGGCCCAAGCTCAGAGATCTTCTTCGATCACGGCGCAGACGTGCCAGGTGGTCCTCCCGGAAGCGAAAACGATGACCTGGATCGTTACATCGAGATCTGGAATCTGGTCTTTATGCAATTTGAACGCTCAGCTGATGGCAAAATGACGCCGCTGCCCAAGCCATCTATCGATACCGGGATGGGACTGGAGCGTATTGCAGCCGTCATGCAGGGGGTTCACAACAACTACGACATCGACCTGTTCCGCAAACTGATTAGTGCGGCAGCAGAAATTACCGGTGAGAAGGATCTGGAAAACAAGTCACTGCGAGTGATTGCTGACCATATTCGTTCATCGTCTTTTCTGATCATCGATGGAGTTCTGCCATCAAACGAAGGCCGCGGTTATGTACTGCGTCGTATTATTCGTCGTGCTCTTCGCCAGGGACACAAGCTGGGTATCACCAAGCCATTCTTCTACCAGCTGGTAGCTACCCTGGTTGCCGAGATGGGAGAAGCCTATCCAGAACTTGCTGACAAGCAGGCTCAGGTGGAGAAAGTGCTTAAAGCCGAAGAAGAGCAGTTTGCCAAAACCCTGGATAAGGGCATGGTGGTACTGGAGGCCGCGCTGTCACAATTAACGGGTACCGAGCTTTCAGGGGAAGTAGTGTTCCAACTCTACGATACCTATGGATTCCCGACGGACCTGACCAACGATATCTGTCGTGAGAGAGGTCTGAGTATTGACCTCGACGGTTACCAGACTGCCATGGAAGAACAGCGCGCTCGCGCACGTGCCGCCAGTAACTTTGGCGTGGACTACACCGACTCACTGGATCTTGAAGGCAGCACAGAATTTACAGGCTATAAGGACTTGCAGCAGAAGGGGGCTGTGACCGGGATCTTCGTTGAGGGAGAGCCGGTTAACGAATTGTCTGCCGACAAAGATGCCATCGTAGTCCTGGATCGGACCGCTTTTTATGCAGAGGGCGGTGGTCAGGTTGGTGACTCTGGCTACCTGGAATTGTCTGAGGGGCGTTTTGAAGTACGTGATTGCAGTAAGCAGGGTGGCAGCCACTTGCACCATGGGCGTTTGCTGTCTGGGAAGCTTGCAGTTGGTGATCAGGTTACTGCAGTGGTTGATACCGAGGTGCGTCAGGCCACAGCCTTGAACCACTCAGCTACCCACCTGTTGCACGCTGCACTGCGTAAAGTGTTAGGTGACCATGTAACCCAGCAAGGCTCACTGGTGGATTCAGAGCGACTGCGCTTTGACTTCTCGCACTTTGAAGGCATGACCGCCGAGCAGATCAAGACAGTGGAACAGCTGGTTAACAGCGAAATTCGTCGCAATACAGCAGTTTCAGCCTCAAGCATGAGTATGGAGGAGGCCAAGGAAAGCGGCGCCATGATGCTGTTTGGCGAGAAATACGGAGATACCGTTCGCGTATTGAATATGGGCGAAGGTTTTTCTGTTGAGCTCTGTGGTGGTACTCACGTAACCCGCACTGGTGACATTGGTTTGATGCGAGTAACTTCCGAGTCCGGTATTGCCTCAGGTGTACGCCGTATTGAAGCGGTAACCGGTGCCAAAGCGTTGGCTCTGTTTGACCAGGCTGATGCAACGCTGGAAGCGGTGGCTAATACCGTAAAAAGCAATGTGGCCAATGTTCAGGATAAAGTGACTCAACTGGCTGACAAGAACCGCGAGTTGACCAAAGAGCTTGAGGCCCTGAAAGCCAAGCTGGCCAGTTCTGCTGGTGCAGATCTCTTGAGCAGTGCACAGAATATTGACGGTGTTTCAGTGCTGGCCACGAATGTGGAAGGCGCAGATGGGAAAACATTGCGTGACTTGATGGATCAGATGAAATCCAAGCTGGACCAGGGTGTCATTCTTTTGGCTGCGGTCAGCGATGGCAAGGTCAGCCTGGCAGCAGGAGTGACCAAGCCGGTTACCGATCGCGTCAAAGCTGGCGACTTGATGCGCTTTGTTGCCGAGCAAGTGGGTGGCAAAGGTGGCGGACGTCCGGATATGGCTCAAGGTGGAGGCACTGACCCATCAGCCTTACCGGCGGCCCTGGAGTCAGTCTACACTTGGGTTTCGGATAAATTGGGGGCAAATTAA
- a CDS encoding aspartate kinase: MSLIVQKYGGTSVGSVERIEAVADKVASFRDQGHDLVVVLSAMSGETNRLIGLAREIHPDPTPREMDVLVSTGEQVTIALLSMALQKRGYDARSYTGSQVRILTNTTHTKARIEEIDSHRMQDDLSKGRVVVVAGFQGVDPEGNITTLGRGGSDTTAVALAAALRADECQIYTDVDGVYTTDPRVVPTARRLDTVTFEEMLELASEGAKVLQIRSVEFAGKYKVPLRVLSSFEDGPGTLITLEEKDNMEKPVVTGIAFNRDEAEVTVHGIPDQPGVAYNVLAPIGEAGIDIDIICQNVAQDNLSAALTFTVNRADLPKALAIAEKAAKELGAKEVEGDPDIAKISVVGMGMKSHSGVASTMFKALSEHNINIQLITTSEIKITVVIEEKYLELAVRALHDAFGLAEVSKEE, from the coding sequence ATGAGTCTGATAGTTCAAAAATATGGTGGTACCTCAGTAGGCAGCGTTGAACGCATTGAGGCTGTAGCCGATAAAGTTGCCAGTTTTCGCGATCAAGGTCACGATCTCGTTGTAGTTCTTTCAGCGATGAGTGGTGAAACCAACCGTTTGATTGGTTTGGCACGCGAAATTCATCCGGACCCAACTCCCCGGGAGATGGATGTGCTGGTTTCTACAGGTGAGCAAGTCACAATTGCCTTGTTATCCATGGCTTTGCAGAAGCGTGGCTACGATGCCCGTTCTTACACAGGCTCACAGGTAAGGATTCTGACCAATACCACCCACACCAAGGCGCGGATTGAAGAAATCGACTCCCACCGCATGCAGGATGACCTGAGTAAAGGGCGCGTTGTGGTAGTGGCCGGTTTTCAGGGTGTCGACCCTGAAGGCAATATCACTACGCTGGGTCGCGGTGGCTCTGATACCACAGCCGTAGCCTTGGCTGCTGCCCTCAGGGCGGATGAATGTCAGATTTACACTGATGTTGATGGTGTTTACACAACCGATCCGCGTGTTGTGCCAACTGCCAGACGTCTCGATACGGTGACCTTTGAAGAAATGCTGGAATTGGCCAGCGAAGGTGCCAAAGTGCTGCAAATTCGCTCCGTTGAGTTTGCCGGTAAATACAAAGTTCCCCTGCGCGTGCTTTCCAGCTTTGAAGATGGCCCGGGCACACTGATTACTCTCGAGGAGAAAGACAACATGGAAAAACCGGTCGTTACTGGTATCGCCTTCAATCGCGACGAGGCTGAAGTGACCGTGCATGGCATTCCGGATCAACCTGGAGTGGCTTACAACGTGTTGGCTCCAATTGGTGAAGCAGGAATTGATATTGATATCATCTGTCAAAACGTTGCACAGGATAACCTCTCTGCTGCACTGACGTTTACCGTAAACAGGGCTGACCTGCCGAAGGCGCTGGCTATTGCTGAAAAAGCAGCCAAAGAGCTTGGTGCCAAAGAGGTAGAGGGCGACCCGGACATCGCCAAGATCTCCGTAGTGGGAATGGGTATGAAGTCCCACTCTGGGGTTGCTTCCACCATGTTCAAGGCCTTGTCTGAACACAACATCAATATTCAGCTGATCACTACATCTGAAATTAAGATTACCGTTGTGATCGAAGAGAAGTATCTGGAGTTGGCTGTTCGTGCGTTGCACGATGCGTTTGGCCTGGCTGAAGTCAGCAAAGAGGAATGA
- the csrA gene encoding carbon storage regulator CsrA produces the protein MLILTRRVGETLVVGDDITVTVLGVKGNQVRLGVNAPKDVSVHREEIYQRIQQEKQIQGQS, from the coding sequence ATGCTAATACTTACTCGACGTGTTGGCGAAACATTAGTAGTTGGTGATGACATCACCGTTACCGTCCTTGGTGTGAAAGGCAACCAGGTTCGCTTGGGTGTGAATGCGCCTAAAGATGTGTCTGTACACCGCGAAGAAATCTATCAGCGAATCCAACAGGAAAAGCAGATACAGGGCCAATCCTGA